CTGTTCAGGCGTGGGGCCAGGGCGCGCAGCACCTCCAGTGAAGCTTCATAGTCGAGGGGCAGCACCGCGTGCAGACACTCGCTTACCCGGGCCATGCGCTGCATCACCGACAACTCGGCCAGCCCGTCGTTGGCCATGTGCAAGAACGCCGCGGCATCGAACGTCGGGTACACCGCGCGCATTTCACTGGCGATGTGCTCCAGGCGGGCGTTGTTGAAGATTTCCTTGAGGGCAGGGGCAGGGGCAGGGGCAGAGGCGGTGGAGCTCATGGTGGGGCCGTCCGGCGAGTGTTGTAGTTCCAGGCTTGTCACTATGCCATGCGCGCCCCGTGGCGAGGGAGCTTGCTCCCGCTCGGCTGCGCAGCAGTCGTAAACCCGGTGAATGCCGTATCACTGGATGACCGCGTCGCCTGGATTGGGGCTGCTGCGCAGCCCAGCGGGAGCAAGCTCCCTCGCCACGAGAGATGGAGGGCTCCCAGCTTCAGTCTTTGCAGTAAAAGGAATGATTCGCCGTCCGCGAAGTCCCAGGTTCAGTCCCTCGAATAACTGGAGTTTTTTTATGCGCAAACCATCCCTGATCGCCAGCCTGGTCCTGATCGCCGGCCTTGGAGCCCTTGGGCCTGTTGCGCAAGCGGTCGAGAAAACCGGCGACGCCCTGGAGCATTCGCCGAGCAATGGCCGCAGGCTGGTGGAGAACGACCGGGTGCCGGCGGACTACCAGCGCGCGGACAGGGCCATGAAAGACTGGAAACAGAAGAAACTTGAGCAACCGACAAACGAGCAGCAATGGGTGCAGATCGATGACAAGTACTTGCTGATCGAAATCGTGTCCGGCGCAATCGTCAAGATCGTGCCGGCGACACGTTAGAGCACCTCGCCTTTATCCCACAGATGAACCAACTCGCCGGGTGCCTGGTCCTCAGGCACCCGTAACACCATCTCGTCATCCTGGTCGTTGGCGCGATAGCGCACCTCGATCTGGAAAAACCGTTGGTCGCCGCGCCCGGGCGTGGAGGAGGTCAGCGGCAGGCAGCCTTCCAGCACCGAGCAGATGCGTGTGCGCTGGTTGAGGTCGCATTGGGCGAACTCGATTTCCCGTGGCCGGGTCAGCGCATGGATGGCGGCGACGCCGCCCTGGCGCGACAGCCGCACCACCGCCTTGTCGTCGAGGTCTGGAAGGGTTTTCATCAGCTCTCCTGTGTCAGGTCGACGCCGACCTGGGCCCAGCCATTCTGCACTGCTTGCACTTCCCGTGTGCCGAAGCGCTGGCGGGCGTGCTCGACGGTCAGGCGGGCAAAGGCGCTGAAGGACGCGTCATTGGCCAATCTTCGGTCGCACAAGGTTTCATACCAGATCCGGCCGGCCTTTTCCCAGGCAAATCCGCCCAGCGTGGTCGCCACCAGATAAAAGGCCCGGTTGGGGATGCCGGAGTTGATGTGCACGCCGCCGTTGTCTTCACGGGTAATGACGAATTCGCGCATGTGCGAAGGTTGCGGGTCCTTGCCCAGCAACGGGTCATCGTAGGCGCTGCCGGGGTTGGACATGCTGCGCAGGCCGTCGCCGTTGATCTTGTCGGTGAGCAGGTCGGCTCCGATCAGCCAGTCGGCCTGGTCGGCGGTTTGTTCGAGCACGAACTGCTTGACCAGCACACCGAACACATCGGAGATGGACTCGTTCAGCGCACCGGATTGGTTGGCGTAGATCAAGCCGGCCTCGCTTTCGGTGACGCCATGGGCCAGTTCGTGGGCCACCACGTCCAGGGAGCGGGTGAAGCGCTGGAAGATTTCGCCATCGCCGTCGCCGAACACCATCTGCGCGCCGTTCCAGAAGGCGTTTTCATAGCCCTGGCCATAATGCACGCTGCCCACCAGCGCGAAGCCTTTGTTGTCGATGGAGTCGCGCCCCAGGACCTTCCAGAAAAAATCATAGGTGGCGCCGAGGGCGTCGTAGGCTTCGTCCACGGCCGGGTCGCCACTGGCCCGCTGGCCTTCCAGGCGGACCGGTTGGCCGGGCAGCTCCATGCCGTTCTGGGCGTCATGCACGCTGCGTTGCGGCTGTCCGGCCTTGCCGGGTTTGGGCAGCTTCGCGGCGGCGGGAAGGTTGCCGGGCGGGCCGGGGTTGTGTCGCAGGTTGCGCACGTGGGTCAAGGTGCCGAGGGCGCTGGAGCGTTGCTGTTCGGAGCCGTGGGCGATGATGCGATTGAGGATGTAGGGCGGAATGAAACCGTGGAGCGGACGAGAGTCGAACATCAGAAAATCCTTATCTGAAATGCAGGGTCGATACCCATGTGAACCGAAGAGGTCGTCGCGGTTCCCTGCCGTATGGCATACAACGTTTGCCATGGGCCTGGATTTCTGCGAAAACCCCGCGCCTGGATCACACGAGGGATACCGCCATGAATGAAGAGCTGCAAATCATCGACCTGCAACAGGGCGACGGCAAAAGCGTAGTCAAAGGTGCGCTGATCACGACCCAATACCGCGGCACCCTCGAAGACGGCACCGAATTCGATTCGTCCTACAGTCGCGGCAAACCCTTCCAATGCGTCATCGGCACCGGTCGTGTCATCAAGGGCTGGGACCTGGGCCTGATGGGCATGCAAGTCGGTGGCAAGCGCAAGTTGTGGGTGCCGGCCCATCTGGCCTACGGTGAACGGTCCATGGGCGCCCATATCAAGCCCAACGCCAACCTGATCTTTGAAATCGAGTTGCTGGAAGTCTTGACTCGGGACGATTGAGGGGCGGCTGCGGGTCATGGTGTGTCAGCACATGGCCGTTCGCTGACCGGGCGCCAGTCCGTCGGGTTGAAATCAGGTGGGCCTCTGGGCGATGGTCTTGTTCGTGATGGAGAAAGTGTTGCTACTATCTCCAGTCGATGCATGGCTTGATTCGTCGGGGAGCGAAACATGAACGCAGAGCACCATGACCTGGGGGTGTCCCAGGTGGCGGCGGCCATTGCCGAACCGGCGCGCACCCGGATGCTGTGTGCGTTGATGGACGGCCATGCCCGCACCAGCACCGAATTGGCGAGCATCGCCGAGGTCAGCGCCTCGACCGCCAGCGCCCATCTGGCGAAACTCAAGCAAATGGCCCTGGTGCGCTTGCATGTCCAGGGCCGTCATCGTTATTACAGCCTGGCCGATCCGCGCGTTGCCCAGGCACTGGAGGCGCTGATGGTGATCGGCCAGAGCGCTACGCCGACCTTCACCCCGCGCACACCGGATCGCCTGCAGTTTGCTCGCACCTGTTACGACCACATGGCCGGTACCTTGGCGGTGCGCCTGCATGACCGAATGATCGAGGCTGGGTGGCTAGTGGAACTGCAGGACGAGGGTTATCGGCTGAGTGAATCCGGCGAGGCGGTGTTCGAGGGATTGGGCATCGATGTCCAGCAACTCGCCACGCAACGCCGCCGATTCGCCTGTCCCTGCCTGGACTGGAGCATGCGCCGCCCCCACCTGGGCGGTGCCTTGGGGGCGGCGTTGCTGCAAGTGGCGATCAAGCGCAAATGGGTAATCCAGGACCTGGACAGCCGCGCGCTGGGGGTGACGGCCAGTGGTCGCCGGGAGATGGCAGGGCGGTTTGGGGTCAGTGCCGAAATCGATGCCAAACCCAACGGCGCCATCGCGAGCAAGCTCGCTCCCACAGTGGGCCTGCGCTGAACCCAAAACTCATGCACACCCACAGTGCATCTGAGCTGAACCCAAAACTCATGCACACCCAGAGTCCTTGTGGGAGCGAGCTTGCTCGCGATGACTGCGGTACATTCAATACTTATGCAAGCTGACCCACCGCAATCGCGAGCAGGCTCGCTCCCACAATGGATCGGCGACGAAGACATGATCGATGTCCACCGCAAGCCCCTGTGGGAGCGAGCTTGCTCGCGATAGCCATTCCAGCCCCCCTCATCATCAAGCCATGTGCCGGCGTCGATACTCATCCGGCGTAGTGCCCATCATCTTGCGGAACATGCTGATGAACGCCGAGGCGCTGCTGTAGCCCAGGTCCAGGCCGATGGTTTCCACGCTCTGGCCACGCTCGAGCAGGGCCAGGGCCTCGATGACTTTCAGCGTTGGCGCCATTCCACCAATGACATGCCCAGGTCCCGCTGGGCCCGGCGCATCAGCGTGCGCTCGGTGGTGTTGGCGGCGCGGGCCAGTTGCGGCAAGGAGCGCGGGTCGCTGGGGTTCGCTTCCAAGGCCCGCAGCACGGGGCCCAGCAGCGGATCATCCGAAGACGGCAGGTAGCTGCCGACATGGGGCGCCTGCGCCAGCTTGTCCACCAACACCTGCAGCAAGCGCTGCTGTTCGGGCGTCTGCGGTTGGCTCGGTGGATCGCTGCGCAGCTCTTCCAGCAGGGCGCGGATCAGCGGGCTCAAGGTCAGCGCACAGGGTACGGCTGGTAGCGCACCGCACAGTTCGGCGGCCAGGTACAACGAACAATGGCAGGCCTCATGCCGATTGAACCCAACGTGTTCCATGTCCGGTGGCAACCAGATGCCGTACTGCGGCGGCGCCAGGTAATGATGCTGGGCGATCTCGATTTCCATCACCCCGCTGTAGGAGTAGACGAACTCACCCCAGGCATGCCGGTGCCGTGGGTAAGTGGCATGGGCCGGCATGCAGGCGCTGCGAAAGAAAATCGGCGAGGGCAGGGCCGCGTCGAACGGTGGAATCTTCAGATGTTGAGCTGGAGGCAGCATATCGACCGCAATGGCGGATTACCGGGATGGCTTGTCGGGTAATCACTATATCCAGCAAAGGTGTCAGGCAGACAATCCTTTCATCTATTTCTGCCCGAGGACCTTTCCCATGATCACCCGCCGCGCCCTGGATGGCCAGGTCTGCGCCCTGATGACCGGCCTCTGTGCCATTTGGGGGTTCCAGCAAGTTGCGATCAAGGCCGGTGCCACCGACATGGCGCCGATGCTGCAACTGGGCGTGCGCTCGGCCATCGCGGCGGTACTGGTCTGGCTCTTGGTGTTGGCGCGGGGCGAGCGTTTTTCGCTGGCCGATGGTAGCTGGCGTCCAGGCATGCTGGTGGGGTTGTTGTTCGCCCTGGAGTTCGTGATGGTCGGCGAAGGCCTGCGTCATACGACGGCTTCGCACATGGTGATTTTCCTGTACACCGCACCGATGTTCGCCGCCCTCGGCTTGCACTGGAAACTGCCGAGCGAGCGCCTCAAACCGACGCAATGGCTGGGCATCGCCGTTGCATTCGGCGGGATCGTGGTGGCTTTCAGCGGGGGCTCGGGCGCGGCGAACGGCAGCACCTTGCTCGGTGACGGCATGGGCTTGTTGGCGGGCGCGCTATGGGGCGCAACCACGGTAACGGTACGCTGTTCGCGGCTGACGGACCTGCCGGCCAGCCAGACGCTGCTTTACCAATTGGTTGGCGCCGGGGTGCTGTTGACCGCCATGTCAGTGGCGCTGGGGCAAACGACGATCAACCCCACACCACAACTCATTGCCAGCCTGGCGTTCCAGGTGTTGCTGGTGTCCTTCGCCAGCTTCCTGATCTGGTTCTCCCTGCTGCGTCGCTACCTCGCTTCGCAATTGGGCGTGCTGTCGTTCATGACGCCGCTGTTCGGCATCGGTTTTGGCGTCTGGTTGCTGGATGAGCCGTTGGAGCCGAATTTTATTGTCGGCGCGGTTCTGGTGCTGGGCGGGATCTTGCTGGTCAGCGGTTACGGATGGTTTCGCCAGCGTTGGGGACGATGGCCGGTTTTGCGGCGGGAGTGAAACGGGTGCGGGCCTTTGTGGCGAGGCAGCATGCTCCCTCGCCACAAAGGCCCTTCAGGGCTAATCAGACCTTGACGATCCAACCCGCTGGGGCTTCCACGTCACCGGTCTGCACGCCGGTCAGCTCTTTATAGAGCTTCTGGGTGATCGGGCCGACTTCGGTTTCGCTGTGGAACACGTGCAGCTTGTCCTTGTAGCTGATGCCGCCAATCGGCGTGATCACCGCAGCGGTACCGCAGGCGCCGGCTTCCTTGAAGTCCGACAGCTTGTCGATGAACACGTCGCCTTCGATCACTTCCAGGCCCAGGCGCGATTTGGCCAGTTCGATTAGCGACAGGCGGGTGATGCCTGGCAGGACCGAAGGGGAGTTGGGGGTGATGAATTTGTTGTCGTGGGTGATGCCGAAGAAGTTGGCCGAGCCGACTTCCTCGATTTTCGAATGGGTGAGCGGGTCCAGGTAGATGCAGTCGGCGAAACTGGCTTTCTTGGCCTGGGAGCCGGGCATCAGGCTGGCGGCGTAGTTGCCACCGACCTTGGCCGCGCCGGTGCCTTGTGGGGCGGCACGGTCGAAGCTGGAGATCAGGAAGTTGTGCGGGGTCAGGCCGCCCTTGAAGTAGGCGCCGACCGGGATGCAGAAAATCGAGAAGATGAACTCGGGTGCGGTGCGCACGCCGATGTTGTCACCCACGCCGATCACGAACGGGCGCAGGTACAGCGCGCCGCCGGTGCCGTAAGGCGGGATGAAGCGCTCGTTGGCGCGGACCACTTGCTTGCAGGCTTCGACGAACTGCTCGGTCTCGACGTGCGGCATCAGCAGGCGGGCGCAGCTGCGCTGCATGCGGGCGGCGTTCTGGTCCGGGCGGAACAGGTTGATGGAGCCGTCCTTGCAGCGATAGGCCTTCAGGCCTTCGAAGCATTGCTGACCGTAGTGCAGGGCGGTGGAGCCCTCGCTGATGTGCAGCACGTTGTCTTCGGTCAGGGTGCCCGCGTCCCAGGCACCATCGCGCCAGTGCGACAGGTAGCGCTTGTCGGTCTTGATGTAGTCAAAGCCCAGTTTGTCCCAATTGATGCTCTCGTTACCCATGACACCCTCTATTTCTTAGCAACCGTCGAAACGGTTCAAGGCTTCTGACGTTTTTTGGATGGGGACAACAATACTTCATTCCGGGGCTGTTTCGCAGCCTGTTACATGGATCCTGCAGCTGAAAATAGCTCTGCGGTCGTTGTGAGGGATTGTGGGAGCAAGGCTTGCCCGCGATACAGGCGATGCGGTCCTTCAGAAACCGAGTCGCCTGTATCGCGGGCAAGCCTAGCTCCCACAAGTTATTCACCCACAACTGTCACAGATGCAACGCATGCCCCAACGCCCGCAACGCCGCTTCCTGCACCGCCTCGCCCAGCGTCGGGTGAGCGTGGATGGTGCCGGCGATGTCCTCCAGGCGCGCGCCCATCTCCAAGGATTGGCCGAACGCGGTGGACAGTTCCGACACGCCGACGCCGACCGCTTGCCAGCCAACGATCAGGTGATTGTCCCGGCGCGCCACGACCCGCACGAAACCGCTTTTCGATTCCAGGGTCATGGCCCGACCGTTGGCAGCGAACGGGAAGCTCGACACCATGCAATCGAGCCCGGCCGCCTTGGCCTCGTCCGGCGTCTTGCCGACCACCACCAGTTCCGGGTCGGTGAAGCACACCGCGGCGATGGCGGTCGGGTTGAACTCGCGATGCTGGCCGGCGATCAACTCGGCGACCATTTCACCCTGGGCCATGGCCCGGTGGGCGAGCATCGGTTCACCGCTCAGGTCGCCGATGGCCCAGACATTGCGCATGCTGGTCTGGCAGCGATTGTCGATTTTCACCGCCGGGCCGTTCATCTCCAGATGCAGGGCTTCAAGGTTCCAACCCTGAGTGTTGGGCTTGCGCCCGACGGCCACCAGCACCCGGTCGGTGTCCAGGTTCAACGTGTCGCCATTGGGATCACGCACTTGCAAGGTGCTGGCCTGGGCATCGAAACCTTCGACGCTGTGCTTGAGGTACAGCTTCACGCCCAACTGCTTGAGCGCCTCGTGCACTGGCTGGGTCAGTTCGCCGTCGTAGGCTGGCAGGATCCGTTCCTGGGCCTCGACCACGCTGACCTCGGCGCCGAGCTTGCGGTAGGCAATGCCCAGCTCCAGGCCGATGTAGCCACCACCGACCACCACCAGGTGCTTGGGTACCGAGGTGGGGGCGAGGGCTTCGGTGGAGGAAATGATTGGCCCGCCGATGGGCAGCATTGGCAGGTTGACACTTTTCGAACCGGTGGCCAGCAGCAGGTGTTCGCACTGGATGCGGGTATCGCCGACCTCGACGGTCTTGCCATCGATCACCTTGGCCCAGCCGTGAATGACCTGGACCTTGTGCTTTTTCAACAACGCCGCGACGCCGGTGGTCAGGCGATCGACGATGCCGTCCTTCCATTCCACACTCTTGCCGATGTCCAGCGTCGGCGCCGCCACCGTGATACCCAAGGCCGAACCCTGGCTGTGGTGCCGCGTCTGGTGGAACTGCTCGGCCACATGGATCAACGCCTTGGACGGAATGCAGCCGATATTCAGGCAGGTCCCGCCCAGCGCCTGGCCTTCCACCAGGATGGTCGAGATGCCCAGTTGCCCGGCGCGGATCGCTGCTACATAACCGCCAGGACCGCCGCCGATGATCAGCAGCGTGGTATTCAAAGTTTGCATCGCCTGCTCCATTGAGGATTAGTCCACAAACAATGTGGCGGGTTGTTCGAGCAGGCCACGCAGGGCCTGGATGAATTGCGCCGCGTCCATGCCGTCGACCACCCGGTGATCGAAGGAGCTGGAGAGGTTCATCATCTTGCGGATCACGATCTGGCCCTTGATCACCATGGGCCGCTCGACGATTTTGTTCACGCCGACAATCGCCACTTCCGGCAGGTTCAGTACAGGAGTGCTGACGATGCCGCCCAACGCGCCGAGGCTGGTCAGGGTGATGGTCGACCCGGACAGCTCATCGCGACTGGCCTTGCCCGTGCGGGCGGCCGTGGCCAAGCGGGAGATTTCCGTCGCGCTGTCCCACAGGCTGCGGGCTTCGGCGTGACGCACCACCGGCACCATCAGGCCAACATCGCTCTGGGTGGCGACACCCACGTGCACCGCGCCTGAGCGATGGATCACCTGGGCTTCGTCGTCGTAACGGGCGTTCATCTGCGGGAAATCCCGCAGGGCCACGACCAACGCGCGGACCAGGAACGGCAGCAAGGTCAGCTTGCCGCGACTGGCGCCGTGTTTTTCATTCAAGTGAACCCGCAGCTCTTCCAGGGCCGTCACGTCGATTTCCTCGACGTAGCTGAAATGGGCGGCGCGCTGGGTCGCTTCCTGCATACGCTGGGCGATCTTGCGGCGCATGCCGATCACCGGGATCTGCTGCTCGTCGTGGCGTTCGGCATAACCCGAGCCGCCCTTGGCCTGGGTCGACGGACCTTGGGCCAGATAAGCCTCCAGGTCTTCGTGCAGGACCCGCCCGGCAGGGCCGCTGCCCTGGACCAGGCGCAACTGAATGCCCAGGTCCAGCGCGTGCTTGCGCACGGCCGGCGAGGCCAGTGGACGCTCTTCGGGGGCGCGGGCCACAGGCGCTTGCGGGGCGCAGCGCGGCGCGGAGGTCTTTTCCAGCGCCGGTTCAGGTGTTGCCACGGTCGCCGGCTTTGGCGCCTGCACAGCGGTCTGCGTAGCCGCAGCTGGCGCCGGTTGTGCCGACTCTTTCAAATTACCCGCGCCTTCGACTTCAATGCGGATCAGTTCACTGCCCACCGCCATGACTTCACCCGGTTCGCCACCCAGGGCGATGACCCGGCCGTGCACGGGCGAGGGGATGTCGACCATGGCCTTGTCGGTCATGACGTCAGCCAGCACCTGGTCCTCGACCACCAGGTCGCC
The sequence above is drawn from the Pseudomonas sp. St316 genome and encodes:
- a CDS encoding RcnB family protein — its product is MRKPSLIASLVLIAGLGALGPVAQAVEKTGDALEHSPSNGRRLVENDRVPADYQRADRAMKDWKQKKLEQPTNEQQWVQIDDKYLLIEIVSGAIVKIVPATR
- a CDS encoding protealysin inhibitor emfourin, translated to MKTLPDLDDKAVVRLSRQGGVAAIHALTRPREIEFAQCDLNQRTRICSVLEGCLPLTSSTPGRGDQRFFQIEVRYRANDQDDEMVLRVPEDQAPGELVHLWDKGEVL
- a CDS encoding M4 family metallopeptidase, giving the protein MFDSRPLHGFIPPYILNRIIAHGSEQQRSSALGTLTHVRNLRHNPGPPGNLPAAAKLPKPGKAGQPQRSVHDAQNGMELPGQPVRLEGQRASGDPAVDEAYDALGATYDFFWKVLGRDSIDNKGFALVGSVHYGQGYENAFWNGAQMVFGDGDGEIFQRFTRSLDVVAHELAHGVTESEAGLIYANQSGALNESISDVFGVLVKQFVLEQTADQADWLIGADLLTDKINGDGLRSMSNPGSAYDDPLLGKDPQPSHMREFVITREDNGGVHINSGIPNRAFYLVATTLGGFAWEKAGRIWYETLCDRRLANDASFSAFARLTVEHARQRFGTREVQAVQNGWAQVGVDLTQES
- a CDS encoding FKBP-type peptidyl-prolyl cis-trans isomerase, producing the protein MNEELQIIDLQQGDGKSVVKGALITTQYRGTLEDGTEFDSSYSRGKPFQCVIGTGRVIKGWDLGLMGMQVGGKRKLWVPAHLAYGERSMGAHIKPNANLIFEIELLEVLTRDD
- a CDS encoding metalloregulator ArsR/SmtB family transcription factor, producing the protein MNAEHHDLGVSQVAAAIAEPARTRMLCALMDGHARTSTELASIAEVSASTASAHLAKLKQMALVRLHVQGRHRYYSLADPRVAQALEALMVIGQSATPTFTPRTPDRLQFARTCYDHMAGTLAVRLHDRMIEAGWLVELQDEGYRLSESGEAVFEGLGIDVQQLATQRRRFACPCLDWSMRRPHLGGALGAALLQVAIKRKWVIQDLDSRALGVTASGRREMAGRFGVSAEIDAKPNGAIASKLAPTVGLR
- a CDS encoding DMT family transporter, with translation MITRRALDGQVCALMTGLCAIWGFQQVAIKAGATDMAPMLQLGVRSAIAAVLVWLLVLARGERFSLADGSWRPGMLVGLLFALEFVMVGEGLRHTTASHMVIFLYTAPMFAALGLHWKLPSERLKPTQWLGIAVAFGGIVVAFSGGSGAANGSTLLGDGMGLLAGALWGATTVTVRCSRLTDLPASQTLLYQLVGAGVLLTAMSVALGQTTINPTPQLIASLAFQVLLVSFASFLIWFSLLRRYLASQLGVLSFMTPLFGIGFGVWLLDEPLEPNFIVGAVLVLGGILLVSGYGWFRQRWGRWPVLRRE
- a CDS encoding branched-chain amino acid aminotransferase, with product MGNESINWDKLGFDYIKTDKRYLSHWRDGAWDAGTLTEDNVLHISEGSTALHYGQQCFEGLKAYRCKDGSINLFRPDQNAARMQRSCARLLMPHVETEQFVEACKQVVRANERFIPPYGTGGALYLRPFVIGVGDNIGVRTAPEFIFSIFCIPVGAYFKGGLTPHNFLISSFDRAAPQGTGAAKVGGNYAASLMPGSQAKKASFADCIYLDPLTHSKIEEVGSANFFGITHDNKFITPNSPSVLPGITRLSLIELAKSRLGLEVIEGDVFIDKLSDFKEAGACGTAAVITPIGGISYKDKLHVFHSETEVGPITQKLYKELTGVQTGDVEAPAGWIVKV
- the lpdA gene encoding dihydrolipoyl dehydrogenase; protein product: MQTLNTTLLIIGGGPGGYVAAIRAGQLGISTILVEGQALGGTCLNIGCIPSKALIHVAEQFHQTRHHSQGSALGITVAAPTLDIGKSVEWKDGIVDRLTTGVAALLKKHKVQVIHGWAKVIDGKTVEVGDTRIQCEHLLLATGSKSVNLPMLPIGGPIISSTEALAPTSVPKHLVVVGGGYIGLELGIAYRKLGAEVSVVEAQERILPAYDGELTQPVHEALKQLGVKLYLKHSVEGFDAQASTLQVRDPNGDTLNLDTDRVLVAVGRKPNTQGWNLEALHLEMNGPAVKIDNRCQTSMRNVWAIGDLSGEPMLAHRAMAQGEMVAELIAGQHREFNPTAIAAVCFTDPELVVVGKTPDEAKAAGLDCMVSSFPFAANGRAMTLESKSGFVRVVARRDNHLIVGWQAVGVGVSELSTAFGQSLEMGARLEDIAGTIHAHPTLGEAVQEAALRALGHALHL
- a CDS encoding dihydrolipoamide acetyltransferase family protein, with product MGTHVIKMPDIGEGIAEVELSVWHVKVGDLVVEDQVLADVMTDKAMVDIPSPVHGRVIALGGEPGEVMAVGSELIRIEVEGAGNLKESAQPAPAAATQTAVQAPKPATVATPEPALEKTSAPRCAPQAPVARAPEERPLASPAVRKHALDLGIQLRLVQGSGPAGRVLHEDLEAYLAQGPSTQAKGGSGYAERHDEQQIPVIGMRRKIAQRMQEATQRAAHFSYVEEIDVTALEELRVHLNEKHGASRGKLTLLPFLVRALVVALRDFPQMNARYDDEAQVIHRSGAVHVGVATQSDVGLMVPVVRHAEARSLWDSATEISRLATAARTGKASRDELSGSTITLTSLGALGGIVSTPVLNLPEVAIVGVNKIVERPMVIKGQIVIRKMMNLSSSFDHRVVDGMDAAQFIQALRGLLEQPATLFVD